The genomic segment GTGATCCTCGAAGACTGCTTCGACGTCGACGTCGAAGGGCGGGTTCTGCGCCGGATCGCCGAGCAGATTACCGACCATCCGGATGTTGTCCGCGTCGGGCAATTCGACCACTGCGACGATATATGGGCACGCGCCGCGAAGCGCAGGATGAACCGGGTTCCACGTTCGCACCCAACTGAAGAGGCGACCGCGGCCGGAGACCTTGTGCCATCCGAGATCG from the Candidatus Binatus sp. genome contains:
- a CDS encoding Zn-ribbon domain-containing OB-fold protein — protein: MAEDKKHYLPEGLPTPRAMRNGLDKEYWEAAKRRELVVQRCNSCRAFQWGPEPICHKCHSFDLGWHKVSGRGRLFSWVRTWNPVHPALRGACPYIVAVVELPDADNIRMVGNLLGDPAQNPPFDVDVEAVFEDHGDATLIQWKLSK